From Channa argus isolate prfri chromosome 18, Channa argus male v1.0, whole genome shotgun sequence, the proteins below share one genomic window:
- the LOC137104191 gene encoding drebrin-like protein B isoform X3 has product MAVNLSKNGAALEAAYKEVVDNNSDTNWALFTYEGNSNDIRLAGKGDGGLEELVEELNSGKVMYAFCRVKDPNSGLPKYVLINWTGEGVKDSRKGRFANHVSSMANFLRGAHVTINARDDDDVEPQSILAKVAKTSGANFNFQQPSKYTDAPRRPVGSVYRKVNAVEEIQQTNKDDFWVQAQREEERRLQEENKRAELERQRVEKERKEMEERQAKEREKKTKERAQQIQQENLYQKQREEEEEKVREQQRLKEQDKENMRKSINTVASVQKANEAKALIAQRSFNPRDVFRQREQSFEANNTATPAASRPGKLQSPFLSQKSFEGDESPVQHQGPVATAPTAQKSHVSSVSPVSSSAAVLHTSPVETHSPVQSPGKLQSPFHSQTSFNREESPVEPQEEAVPVLTSWRSHLSSVSHTSPVKTYSPVQPADADQTEEQEWSEVSDNGDEAAPDEYSAQDYLYDTPKASRTQEELYQNLVTEGDHGENANGQNIIARALYDYQAVDDTEITFDPGDLITGIEMVDEGWWRGFAPDESYGLFPANYVELL; this is encoded by the exons ATGGCAGTGAACTTGAGTAAGAACGGCGCTGCACTCGAAGCTGCATACAAAGAGGTGGTGGACAACAACTCAGATACAAACTG GGCGCTGTTTACCTATGAAGGGAACAGTAATGACATCCGCCTGGCAGGAAAAGGAG acggTGGACTGGAGGAGTTGGTGGAGGAACTTAACAGTGGGAAGGTGATGTATGCTTTCTGTCGTGTCAAAGACCCCAACTCTGGTCTGCCCAAATACGTCCTCATAAACTGg accGGTGAAGGTGTGAAGGACTCCCGTAAAGGAAGATTTGCAAACCATGTGAGCTCCATGGCCAACTTCCTAAGG GGAGCCCACGTGACTATCAACGCTCGCGATGACGACGACGTAGAACCACAATCCATCTTGGCGAAAGTGGCCAAAACGTCTGGAGCCAACTTTAATTTCCAACAACCCTCAAAATACACAGACGCTCCCAGAAGACCTGTG GGTTCGGTTTATCGGAAAGTCAACGCTGTGGAGGAAATCCAGCAAACCAATAAGGACGACTTCTGGGTCCAAGCTCAG AGGGAGGAAGAGCGACGTCTGCAGGAGGAGAACAAACGTGCTGAGCTGGAGAGACAGAGggtggagaaggagaggaaggagatggaggagaggcaggcaaaggagagagaaaagaaaacaaaggaaagagCCCAGCAGATCCAACAGGAGAA CCTGTAtcagaagcagagagaagaagaggaggaaaaagtgaGGGAGCAACAGAGACTG AAGGAGCAGGACAAAGAGAACATGAGGAAAAGCATAAACACTGTTGCATCTGTGCAGAAAGCAAAC GAGGCCAAAGCTCTGATCGCTCAGAGATCCTTTAATCCCAGAGACGTGTTCAGGCAGAGGGAGCAGAGCTTTGAGGCCAACAACACAGCGACGCCTGCTGCATCCAGACCTg gAAAGCTGCAGAGTCCATTTCTGTCCCAGAAATCCTTCGAAGGAGATGAGTCTCCGGTGCAGCATCAGGGTCCAGTAGCCACAGCCCCAACTGCACAGAAGTCCCACGTGTCTTCTGTCTCACCTGTCTCATCATCTGCTGCTGTCCTTCATACATCACCAGTGGAAACACACTCACCTGTTCAGTCTCCAg GGAAGCTGCAGAGTCCATTTCATTCCCAGACATCCTTCAACAGAGAGGAGTCTCCTGTGGAGCCTCAAGAGGAAGCAGTCCCAGTCCTGACCTCATGGAGGTCCCACCTGTCTTCTGTCTCACATACATCACCAGTGAAAACATACTCACCTGTTCAACCTGCAG ATGCTGATCAGACAGAAGAGCAGGAATGGTCCGAAGTGTCTGACAACGGTGACGAAGCTGCACCAG ACGAGTACTCGGCTCAGGATTATCTGTATGACACACCAAAAGCGAGCAGGACACAGGAGGAGCTCTACCAAAACCTTGTCACA GAGGGAGATCATGGTGAAAATGCCAATGGACAGAACATCATTGCCAGAGCTCTGTATGACTACCAGGCTG TGGACGATACTGAGATCACCTTCGACCCCGGTGACCTTATAACTGGGATAGAGATGGTGGATGAGGGCTGGTGGAGAGGTTTTGCACCTGACGAAAGCTATGGCTTGTTCCCTGCTAACTATGTGGAGCTACTCTAG
- the LOC137104191 gene encoding drebrin-like protein B isoform X2, with protein MAVNLSKNGAALEAAYKEVVDNNSDTNWALFTYEGNSNDIRLAGKGDGGLEELVEELNSGKVMYAFCRVKDPNSGLPKYVLINWTGEGVKDSRKGRFANHVSSMANFLRGAHVTINARDDDDVEPQSILAKVAKTSGANFNFQQPSKYTDAPRRPVGSVYRKVNAVEEIQQTNKDDFWVQAQREEERRLQEENKRAELERQRVEKERKEMEERQAKEREKKTKERAQQIQQENLYQKQREEEEEKVREQQRLEQDKENMRKSINTVASVQKANEAKALIAQRSFNPRDVFRQREQSFEANNTATPAASRPGKLQSPFLSQKSFEGDESPVQHQGPVATAPTAQKSHVSSVSPVSSSAAVLHTSPVETHSPVQSPGKLQSPFHSQTSFNREESPVEPQEEAVPVLTSWRSHLSSVSHTSPVKTYSPVQPAGEDTQQAVCLASACPRALRDELLRSLSDADQTEEQEWSEVSDNGDEAAPDEYSAQDYLYDTPKASRTQEELYQNLVTEGDHGENANGQNIIARALYDYQAVDDTEITFDPGDLITGIEMVDEGWWRGFAPDESYGLFPANYVELL; from the exons ATGGCAGTGAACTTGAGTAAGAACGGCGCTGCACTCGAAGCTGCATACAAAGAGGTGGTGGACAACAACTCAGATACAAACTG GGCGCTGTTTACCTATGAAGGGAACAGTAATGACATCCGCCTGGCAGGAAAAGGAG acggTGGACTGGAGGAGTTGGTGGAGGAACTTAACAGTGGGAAGGTGATGTATGCTTTCTGTCGTGTCAAAGACCCCAACTCTGGTCTGCCCAAATACGTCCTCATAAACTGg accGGTGAAGGTGTGAAGGACTCCCGTAAAGGAAGATTTGCAAACCATGTGAGCTCCATGGCCAACTTCCTAAGG GGAGCCCACGTGACTATCAACGCTCGCGATGACGACGACGTAGAACCACAATCCATCTTGGCGAAAGTGGCCAAAACGTCTGGAGCCAACTTTAATTTCCAACAACCCTCAAAATACACAGACGCTCCCAGAAGACCTGTG GGTTCGGTTTATCGGAAAGTCAACGCTGTGGAGGAAATCCAGCAAACCAATAAGGACGACTTCTGGGTCCAAGCTCAG AGGGAGGAAGAGCGACGTCTGCAGGAGGAGAACAAACGTGCTGAGCTGGAGAGACAGAGggtggagaaggagaggaaggagatggaggagaggcaggcaaaggagagagaaaagaaaacaaaggaaagagCCCAGCAGATCCAACAGGAGAA CCTGTAtcagaagcagagagaagaagaggaggaaaaagtgaGGGAGCAACAGAGACTG GAGCAGGACAAAGAGAACATGAGGAAAAGCATAAACACTGTTGCATCTGTGCAGAAAGCAAAC GAGGCCAAAGCTCTGATCGCTCAGAGATCCTTTAATCCCAGAGACGTGTTCAGGCAGAGGGAGCAGAGCTTTGAGGCCAACAACACAGCGACGCCTGCTGCATCCAGACCTg gAAAGCTGCAGAGTCCATTTCTGTCCCAGAAATCCTTCGAAGGAGATGAGTCTCCGGTGCAGCATCAGGGTCCAGTAGCCACAGCCCCAACTGCACAGAAGTCCCACGTGTCTTCTGTCTCACCTGTCTCATCATCTGCTGCTGTCCTTCATACATCACCAGTGGAAACACACTCACCTGTTCAGTCTCCAg GGAAGCTGCAGAGTCCATTTCATTCCCAGACATCCTTCAACAGAGAGGAGTCTCCTGTGGAGCCTCAAGAGGAAGCAGTCCCAGTCCTGACCTCATGGAGGTCCCACCTGTCTTCTGTCTCACATACATCACCAGTGAAAACATACTCACCTGTTCAACCTGCAGGTGAAGACACACAACAAGCGGTTTGTCTTGCTTCTGCCTGTCCCAGAGCACTGAGGGACGAGCTGCTGCGCAGTTTGAGCG ATGCTGATCAGACAGAAGAGCAGGAATGGTCCGAAGTGTCTGACAACGGTGACGAAGCTGCACCAG ACGAGTACTCGGCTCAGGATTATCTGTATGACACACCAAAAGCGAGCAGGACACAGGAGGAGCTCTACCAAAACCTTGTCACA GAGGGAGATCATGGTGAAAATGCCAATGGACAGAACATCATTGCCAGAGCTCTGTATGACTACCAGGCTG TGGACGATACTGAGATCACCTTCGACCCCGGTGACCTTATAACTGGGATAGAGATGGTGGATGAGGGCTGGTGGAGAGGTTTTGCACCTGACGAAAGCTATGGCTTGTTCCCTGCTAACTATGTGGAGCTACTCTAG
- the LOC137104191 gene encoding drebrin-like protein B isoform X4, which produces MAVNLSKNGAALEAAYKEVVDNNSDTNWALFTYEGNSNDIRLAGKGDGGLEELVEELNSGKVMYAFCRVKDPNSGLPKYVLINWTGEGVKDSRKGRFANHVSSMANFLRGAHVTINARDDDDVEPQSILAKVAKTSGANFNFQQPSKYTDAPRRPVGSVYRKVNAVEEIQQTNKDDFWVQAQREEERRLQEENKRAELERQRVEKERKEMEERQAKEREKKTKERAQQIQQENLYQKQREEEEEKVREQQRLKEQDKENMRKSINTVASVQKANEAKALIAQRSFNPRDVFRQREQSFEANNTATPAASRPGKLQSPFLSQKSFEGDESPVQHQGPVATAPTAQKSHVSSVSPVSSSAAVLHTSPVETHSPVQSPDADQTEEQEWSEVSDNGDEAAPDEYSAQDYLYDTPKASRTQEELYQNLVTEGDHGENANGQNIIARALYDYQAVDDTEITFDPGDLITGIEMVDEGWWRGFAPDESYGLFPANYVELL; this is translated from the exons ATGGCAGTGAACTTGAGTAAGAACGGCGCTGCACTCGAAGCTGCATACAAAGAGGTGGTGGACAACAACTCAGATACAAACTG GGCGCTGTTTACCTATGAAGGGAACAGTAATGACATCCGCCTGGCAGGAAAAGGAG acggTGGACTGGAGGAGTTGGTGGAGGAACTTAACAGTGGGAAGGTGATGTATGCTTTCTGTCGTGTCAAAGACCCCAACTCTGGTCTGCCCAAATACGTCCTCATAAACTGg accGGTGAAGGTGTGAAGGACTCCCGTAAAGGAAGATTTGCAAACCATGTGAGCTCCATGGCCAACTTCCTAAGG GGAGCCCACGTGACTATCAACGCTCGCGATGACGACGACGTAGAACCACAATCCATCTTGGCGAAAGTGGCCAAAACGTCTGGAGCCAACTTTAATTTCCAACAACCCTCAAAATACACAGACGCTCCCAGAAGACCTGTG GGTTCGGTTTATCGGAAAGTCAACGCTGTGGAGGAAATCCAGCAAACCAATAAGGACGACTTCTGGGTCCAAGCTCAG AGGGAGGAAGAGCGACGTCTGCAGGAGGAGAACAAACGTGCTGAGCTGGAGAGACAGAGggtggagaaggagaggaaggagatggaggagaggcaggcaaaggagagagaaaagaaaacaaaggaaagagCCCAGCAGATCCAACAGGAGAA CCTGTAtcagaagcagagagaagaagaggaggaaaaagtgaGGGAGCAACAGAGACTG AAGGAGCAGGACAAAGAGAACATGAGGAAAAGCATAAACACTGTTGCATCTGTGCAGAAAGCAAAC GAGGCCAAAGCTCTGATCGCTCAGAGATCCTTTAATCCCAGAGACGTGTTCAGGCAGAGGGAGCAGAGCTTTGAGGCCAACAACACAGCGACGCCTGCTGCATCCAGACCTg gAAAGCTGCAGAGTCCATTTCTGTCCCAGAAATCCTTCGAAGGAGATGAGTCTCCGGTGCAGCATCAGGGTCCAGTAGCCACAGCCCCAACTGCACAGAAGTCCCACGTGTCTTCTGTCTCACCTGTCTCATCATCTGCTGCTGTCCTTCATACATCACCAGTGGAAACACACTCACCTGTTCAGTCTCCAg ATGCTGATCAGACAGAAGAGCAGGAATGGTCCGAAGTGTCTGACAACGGTGACGAAGCTGCACCAG ACGAGTACTCGGCTCAGGATTATCTGTATGACACACCAAAAGCGAGCAGGACACAGGAGGAGCTCTACCAAAACCTTGTCACA GAGGGAGATCATGGTGAAAATGCCAATGGACAGAACATCATTGCCAGAGCTCTGTATGACTACCAGGCTG TGGACGATACTGAGATCACCTTCGACCCCGGTGACCTTATAACTGGGATAGAGATGGTGGATGAGGGCTGGTGGAGAGGTTTTGCACCTGACGAAAGCTATGGCTTGTTCCCTGCTAACTATGTGGAGCTACTCTAG
- the LOC137104191 gene encoding drebrin-like protein B isoform X1: MAVNLSKNGAALEAAYKEVVDNNSDTNWALFTYEGNSNDIRLAGKGDGGLEELVEELNSGKVMYAFCRVKDPNSGLPKYVLINWTGEGVKDSRKGRFANHVSSMANFLRGAHVTINARDDDDVEPQSILAKVAKTSGANFNFQQPSKYTDAPRRPVGSVYRKVNAVEEIQQTNKDDFWVQAQREEERRLQEENKRAELERQRVEKERKEMEERQAKEREKKTKERAQQIQQENLYQKQREEEEEKVREQQRLKEQDKENMRKSINTVASVQKANEAKALIAQRSFNPRDVFRQREQSFEANNTATPAASRPGKLQSPFLSQKSFEGDESPVQHQGPVATAPTAQKSHVSSVSPVSSSAAVLHTSPVETHSPVQSPGKLQSPFHSQTSFNREESPVEPQEEAVPVLTSWRSHLSSVSHTSPVKTYSPVQPAGEDTQQAVCLASACPRALRDELLRSLSDADQTEEQEWSEVSDNGDEAAPDEYSAQDYLYDTPKASRTQEELYQNLVTEGDHGENANGQNIIARALYDYQAVDDTEITFDPGDLITGIEMVDEGWWRGFAPDESYGLFPANYVELL, translated from the exons ATGGCAGTGAACTTGAGTAAGAACGGCGCTGCACTCGAAGCTGCATACAAAGAGGTGGTGGACAACAACTCAGATACAAACTG GGCGCTGTTTACCTATGAAGGGAACAGTAATGACATCCGCCTGGCAGGAAAAGGAG acggTGGACTGGAGGAGTTGGTGGAGGAACTTAACAGTGGGAAGGTGATGTATGCTTTCTGTCGTGTCAAAGACCCCAACTCTGGTCTGCCCAAATACGTCCTCATAAACTGg accGGTGAAGGTGTGAAGGACTCCCGTAAAGGAAGATTTGCAAACCATGTGAGCTCCATGGCCAACTTCCTAAGG GGAGCCCACGTGACTATCAACGCTCGCGATGACGACGACGTAGAACCACAATCCATCTTGGCGAAAGTGGCCAAAACGTCTGGAGCCAACTTTAATTTCCAACAACCCTCAAAATACACAGACGCTCCCAGAAGACCTGTG GGTTCGGTTTATCGGAAAGTCAACGCTGTGGAGGAAATCCAGCAAACCAATAAGGACGACTTCTGGGTCCAAGCTCAG AGGGAGGAAGAGCGACGTCTGCAGGAGGAGAACAAACGTGCTGAGCTGGAGAGACAGAGggtggagaaggagaggaaggagatggaggagaggcaggcaaaggagagagaaaagaaaacaaaggaaagagCCCAGCAGATCCAACAGGAGAA CCTGTAtcagaagcagagagaagaagaggaggaaaaagtgaGGGAGCAACAGAGACTG AAGGAGCAGGACAAAGAGAACATGAGGAAAAGCATAAACACTGTTGCATCTGTGCAGAAAGCAAAC GAGGCCAAAGCTCTGATCGCTCAGAGATCCTTTAATCCCAGAGACGTGTTCAGGCAGAGGGAGCAGAGCTTTGAGGCCAACAACACAGCGACGCCTGCTGCATCCAGACCTg gAAAGCTGCAGAGTCCATTTCTGTCCCAGAAATCCTTCGAAGGAGATGAGTCTCCGGTGCAGCATCAGGGTCCAGTAGCCACAGCCCCAACTGCACAGAAGTCCCACGTGTCTTCTGTCTCACCTGTCTCATCATCTGCTGCTGTCCTTCATACATCACCAGTGGAAACACACTCACCTGTTCAGTCTCCAg GGAAGCTGCAGAGTCCATTTCATTCCCAGACATCCTTCAACAGAGAGGAGTCTCCTGTGGAGCCTCAAGAGGAAGCAGTCCCAGTCCTGACCTCATGGAGGTCCCACCTGTCTTCTGTCTCACATACATCACCAGTGAAAACATACTCACCTGTTCAACCTGCAGGTGAAGACACACAACAAGCGGTTTGTCTTGCTTCTGCCTGTCCCAGAGCACTGAGGGACGAGCTGCTGCGCAGTTTGAGCG ATGCTGATCAGACAGAAGAGCAGGAATGGTCCGAAGTGTCTGACAACGGTGACGAAGCTGCACCAG ACGAGTACTCGGCTCAGGATTATCTGTATGACACACCAAAAGCGAGCAGGACACAGGAGGAGCTCTACCAAAACCTTGTCACA GAGGGAGATCATGGTGAAAATGCCAATGGACAGAACATCATTGCCAGAGCTCTGTATGACTACCAGGCTG TGGACGATACTGAGATCACCTTCGACCCCGGTGACCTTATAACTGGGATAGAGATGGTGGATGAGGGCTGGTGGAGAGGTTTTGCACCTGACGAAAGCTATGGCTTGTTCCCTGCTAACTATGTGGAGCTACTCTAG